In Oryzias melastigma strain HK-1 linkage group LG16, ASM292280v2, whole genome shotgun sequence, a single genomic region encodes these proteins:
- the LOC112143164 gene encoding protein argonaute-3 isoform X3: MEIGTSGAVGPQALFSMPQRPGYGTMGKPIKLLANCFQVEIPKMDVYLYEVDIKPDKCPRRVNREVVDSMVQHFKVTIFGDRRPVYDGKKSLYTANPLPVAPTGVDLDVTLPGEGGKDRPFKVSIKFVSLVSWHMLHEVLTGRSMPEPLELDKPISTNPVHAVDVVLRHLPSMKYTPVGRSFFSAPEGYDHPLGGGREVWFGFHQSVRPAMWKMMLNIDVSATAFYKAQPVIQFMCEVLDIHNIDEQPRPLTDSHRVKFTKEIKGLKVEVTHCGTMRRKYRVCNVTRRPASHQTFPLQLENGQTVERTVAQYFREKYNLQLKYPHLPCLQVGQEQKHTYLPLEVCNIVAGQRCIKKLTDNQTSTMIKATARSAPDRQEEISRLVRSANYEADPFVQEFQFRVRDEMAHVTGRVLPAPMLQYGGRVSTELFMNRTVATPSHGVWDMRGKQFHTGVEIKMWAIACFATQRQCREEILKGFTDQLRKISKDAGMPIQGQPCFCKYAQGADSVEPMFRHLKNTYAGLQLIIVILPGKTPVYAEVKRVGDTLLGMATQCVQVKNVVKTSPQTLSNLCLKINVKLGGINNILVPHQRPSVFQQPVIFLGADVTHPPAGDGKKPSIAAVVGSMDAHPSRYCATVRVQRPRQEVIQDLASMVRELLIQFYKSTRYKPTRIIFYRDGVSEGQFRQVCSSCGFTGQLNNLWLFSQSSGWTAFARQHQKRVYCSSPLALFINSLLSVPEYGLHM, translated from the exons GAGCCGTTGGGCCCCAGGCCCTGTTCTCCATGCCGCAGCGGCCTGGCTATGGCACCATGGGGAAGCCAATCAAGCTGCTGGCCAACTGCTTCCAGGTGGAGATCCCAAAGATGGATGTCTACCTCTACGAGGTAGACATCAAGCCTGACAAGTGCCCACGACGAGTCAACAG GGAGGTGGTTGATTCCATGGTGCAGCACTTCAAGGTGACAATCTTTGGAGATCGGAGGCCAGTCTACGATGGAAAGAAGAGTCTGTACACAGCCAACCCACTGCCTGTGGCACCCACGGGG GTGGACCTTGATGTCACTCTTCCAGGTGAAGGAGGGAAAGATCGGCCCTTCAAAGTTTCCATCAAGTTTGTGTCTCTGGTCAGTTGGCACATGCTTCACGAGGTGCTGACCGGACGGAGCATGCCTGAGCCGCTTGAGCTGGACAAACCCATCAGCACCAACCCCGTTCACGCTGTGGATGTGGTCCTGCGACACCTGCCATCCATGAA ATACACTCCAGTGGGTCGCTCCTTCTTCTCAGCTCCAGAGGGCTATGACCATCCCCTGGGAGGTGGGAGGGAGGTGTGGTTCGGTTTCCATCAGTCTGTGCGTCCTGCTATGTGGAAGATGATGCTGAACATTGATG TATCTGCCACCGCCTTTTACAAAGCCCAGCCAGTGATCCAGTTCATGTGTGAAGTGCTGGATATCCACAACATAGACGAGCAGCCTCGGCCTCTCACGGACTCTCACCGGGTCAAATTCACCAAAGAAATCAAAG GTTTAAAGGTGGAAGTGACACACTGTGGAACCATGCGGAGAAAGTACCGTGTTTGCAACGTGACCCGGCGCCCTGCTAGCCATCAAAC GTTCCCTCTACAGTTGGAGAACGGTCAGACTGTAGAACGTACTGTTGCTCAGTACTTCAGGGAAAAGTACAACCTACAACTCAAGTATCCACACCTGCCCTGTCTACAAGTGGGCCAGGAGCAAAAGCACACCTACCTGCCTCTAGAG GTGTGCAACATTGTAGCCGGTCAACGGTGCATTAAGAAGCTGACAGATAATCAGACGTCCACTATGATTAAAGCCACAGCTCGCTCTGCACCCGACAGACAAGAGGAAATCAGCCGGCTG GTGCGCAGTGCCAACTACGAGGCAGACCCCTTTGTGCAGGAATTTCAGTTCCGAGTGCGCGACGAGATGGCCCACGTGACGGGGCGAGTGCTACCCGCCCCCATGCTGCAGTACGGCGGCAGGGTGAGCACAGAGCTCTTTATG AACCGCACCGTAGCCACTCCCAGCCATGGGGTGTGGGACATGAGGGGAAAGCAGTTCCACACCGGGGTGGAGATCAAGATGTGGGCCATTGCCTGCTTCGCCACACAGAGGCAGTGTCGGGAAGAAATTCTCAA GGGTTTCACAGACCAGCTGCGTAAAATCTCAAAGGATGCTGGGATGCCCATCCAAGGCCAGCCCTGTTTCTGTAAATACGCCCAGGGTGCAGACAGCGTGGAGCCCATGTTCAGACATCTGAAGAACACATACGCTGGACTGCAGCTTATCATTGTCATCTTACCTGGAAAGACTCCTGTCTACG CGGAGGTAAAGCGTGTGGGAGACACTCTTCTTGGCATGGCCACCCAGTGCGTTCAGGTGAAGAACGTGGTGAAGACGTCCCCTCAGACCCTCTCCAACCTCTGCCTCAAGATCAATGTGAAGCTGGGAGGCATAAACAACATTCTGGTGCCTCACCAGCG ACCATCAGTGTTTCAGCAGCCAGTGATCTTTCTGGGGGCAGATGTCACACATCCACCAGCTGGGGATGGAAAAAAGCCTTCCATTGCAGCG gtggTTGGCAGCATGGACGCTCATCCCAGCAGATACTGTGCTACTGTGCGTGTCCAGAGACCCAGGCAGGAGGTCATCCAGGATCTGGCCTCTATGGTGCGCGAGCTGCTCATCCAGTTCTACAAGTCGACCCGCTACAAGCCGACCAGGATCATTTTCTACAGGGATGGAGTTTCAGAAGGCCAGTTCAGACAGGTCTGCTCCTCATGCGGTTTTACTGGGCAGCTGAACAATCTCTGGCTCTTCTCACAGAGCAGCGGTTGGACCGCGTTTGCCCGACAGCATCAGAAAAGGGTTTATTGCTCATCGCCTCTGGCTCTATTTATTAACTCTTTATTGTCAGTGCCAGAGTACGGCTTACACATGTGA
- the LOC112143164 gene encoding protein argonaute-3 isoform X4, whose protein sequence is MEIGTSGAVGPQALFSMPQRPGYGTMGKPIKLLANCFQVEIPKMDVYLYEVDIKPDKCPRRVNREVVDSMVQHFKVTIFGDRRPVYDGKKSLYTANPLPVAPTGVDLDVTLPGEGGKDRPFKVSIKFVSLVSWHMLHEVLTGRSMPEPLELDKPISTNPVHAVDVVLRHLPSMKYTPVGRSFFSAPEGYDHPLGGGREVWFGFHQSVRPAMWKMMLNIDVSATAFYKAQPVIQFMCEVLDIHNIDEQPRPLTDSHRVKFTKEIKGLKVEVTHCGTMRRKYRVCNVTRRPASHQTFPLQLENGQTVERTVAQYFREKYNLQLKYPHLPCLQVGQEQKHTYLPLEVCNIVAGQRCIKKLTDNQTSTMIKATARSAPDRQEEISRLVRSANYEADPFVQEFQFRVRDEMAHVTGRVLPAPMLQYGGRVSTELFMNRTVATPSHGVWDMRGKQFHTGVEIKMWAIACFATQRQCREEILKGFTDQLRKISKDAGMPIQGQPCFCKYAQGADSVEPMFRHLKNTYAGLQLIIVILPGKTPVYAEVKRVGDTLLGMATQCVQVKNVVKTSPQTLSNLCLKINVKLGGINNILVPHQRPSVFQQPVIFLGADVTHPPAGDGKKPSIAAVVGSMDAHPSRYCATVRVQRPRQEVIQDLASMVRELLIQFYKSTRYKPTRIIFYRDGVSEGQFRQVLYYELLAIREACISLEKEYQPGITYIVVQKRHHTRLFCADRNERVSPH, encoded by the exons GAGCCGTTGGGCCCCAGGCCCTGTTCTCCATGCCGCAGCGGCCTGGCTATGGCACCATGGGGAAGCCAATCAAGCTGCTGGCCAACTGCTTCCAGGTGGAGATCCCAAAGATGGATGTCTACCTCTACGAGGTAGACATCAAGCCTGACAAGTGCCCACGACGAGTCAACAG GGAGGTGGTTGATTCCATGGTGCAGCACTTCAAGGTGACAATCTTTGGAGATCGGAGGCCAGTCTACGATGGAAAGAAGAGTCTGTACACAGCCAACCCACTGCCTGTGGCACCCACGGGG GTGGACCTTGATGTCACTCTTCCAGGTGAAGGAGGGAAAGATCGGCCCTTCAAAGTTTCCATCAAGTTTGTGTCTCTGGTCAGTTGGCACATGCTTCACGAGGTGCTGACCGGACGGAGCATGCCTGAGCCGCTTGAGCTGGACAAACCCATCAGCACCAACCCCGTTCACGCTGTGGATGTGGTCCTGCGACACCTGCCATCCATGAA ATACACTCCAGTGGGTCGCTCCTTCTTCTCAGCTCCAGAGGGCTATGACCATCCCCTGGGAGGTGGGAGGGAGGTGTGGTTCGGTTTCCATCAGTCTGTGCGTCCTGCTATGTGGAAGATGATGCTGAACATTGATG TATCTGCCACCGCCTTTTACAAAGCCCAGCCAGTGATCCAGTTCATGTGTGAAGTGCTGGATATCCACAACATAGACGAGCAGCCTCGGCCTCTCACGGACTCTCACCGGGTCAAATTCACCAAAGAAATCAAAG GTTTAAAGGTGGAAGTGACACACTGTGGAACCATGCGGAGAAAGTACCGTGTTTGCAACGTGACCCGGCGCCCTGCTAGCCATCAAAC GTTCCCTCTACAGTTGGAGAACGGTCAGACTGTAGAACGTACTGTTGCTCAGTACTTCAGGGAAAAGTACAACCTACAACTCAAGTATCCACACCTGCCCTGTCTACAAGTGGGCCAGGAGCAAAAGCACACCTACCTGCCTCTAGAG GTGTGCAACATTGTAGCCGGTCAACGGTGCATTAAGAAGCTGACAGATAATCAGACGTCCACTATGATTAAAGCCACAGCTCGCTCTGCACCCGACAGACAAGAGGAAATCAGCCGGCTG GTGCGCAGTGCCAACTACGAGGCAGACCCCTTTGTGCAGGAATTTCAGTTCCGAGTGCGCGACGAGATGGCCCACGTGACGGGGCGAGTGCTACCCGCCCCCATGCTGCAGTACGGCGGCAGGGTGAGCACAGAGCTCTTTATG AACCGCACCGTAGCCACTCCCAGCCATGGGGTGTGGGACATGAGGGGAAAGCAGTTCCACACCGGGGTGGAGATCAAGATGTGGGCCATTGCCTGCTTCGCCACACAGAGGCAGTGTCGGGAAGAAATTCTCAA GGGTTTCACAGACCAGCTGCGTAAAATCTCAAAGGATGCTGGGATGCCCATCCAAGGCCAGCCCTGTTTCTGTAAATACGCCCAGGGTGCAGACAGCGTGGAGCCCATGTTCAGACATCTGAAGAACACATACGCTGGACTGCAGCTTATCATTGTCATCTTACCTGGAAAGACTCCTGTCTACG CGGAGGTAAAGCGTGTGGGAGACACTCTTCTTGGCATGGCCACCCAGTGCGTTCAGGTGAAGAACGTGGTGAAGACGTCCCCTCAGACCCTCTCCAACCTCTGCCTCAAGATCAATGTGAAGCTGGGAGGCATAAACAACATTCTGGTGCCTCACCAGCG ACCATCAGTGTTTCAGCAGCCAGTGATCTTTCTGGGGGCAGATGTCACACATCCACCAGCTGGGGATGGAAAAAAGCCTTCCATTGCAGCG gtggTTGGCAGCATGGACGCTCATCCCAGCAGATACTGTGCTACTGTGCGTGTCCAGAGACCCAGGCAGGAGGTCATCCAGGATCTGGCCTCTATGGTGCGCGAGCTGCTCATCCAGTTCTACAAGTCGACCCGCTACAAGCCGACCAGGATCATTTTCTACAGGGATGGAGTTTCAGAAGGCCAGTTCAGACAG GTGCTGTATTATGAGCTGCTGGCCATCCGTGAGGCCTGTATCAGTCTGGAGAAGGAGTACCAGCCAGGCATCACGTACATTGTTGTGCAAAAACGCCACCACACGCGCCTCTTCTGTGCCGATCGCAATGAGAGAGTAAGTCcacactaa
- the LOC112143164 gene encoding protein argonaute-3 isoform X1 gives MEIGTSGAVGPQALFSMPQRPGYGTMGKPIKLLANCFQVEIPKMDVYLYEVDIKPDKCPRRVNREVVDSMVQHFKVTIFGDRRPVYDGKKSLYTANPLPVAPTGVDLDVTLPGEGGKDRPFKVSIKFVSLVSWHMLHEVLTGRSMPEPLELDKPISTNPVHAVDVVLRHLPSMKYTPVGRSFFSAPEGYDHPLGGGREVWFGFHQSVRPAMWKMMLNIDVSATAFYKAQPVIQFMCEVLDIHNIDEQPRPLTDSHRVKFTKEIKGLKVEVTHCGTMRRKYRVCNVTRRPASHQTFPLQLENGQTVERTVAQYFREKYNLQLKYPHLPCLQVGQEQKHTYLPLEVCNIVAGQRCIKKLTDNQTSTMIKATARSAPDRQEEISRLVRSANYEADPFVQEFQFRVRDEMAHVTGRVLPAPMLQYGGRVSTELFMNRTVATPSHGVWDMRGKQFHTGVEIKMWAIACFATQRQCREEILKGFTDQLRKISKDAGMPIQGQPCFCKYAQGADSVEPMFRHLKNTYAGLQLIIVILPGKTPVYAEVKRVGDTLLGMATQCVQVKNVVKTSPQTLSNLCLKINVKLGGINNILVPHQRPSVFQQPVIFLGADVTHPPAGDGKKPSIAAVVGSMDAHPSRYCATVRVQRPRQEVIQDLASMVRELLIQFYKSTRYKPTRIIFYRDGVSEGQFRQVLYYELLAIREACISLEKEYQPGITYIVVQKRHHTRLFCADRNERVGRSGNIPAGTTVDTDITHPYEFDFYLCSHAGIQGTSRPSHYHVLWDDNCFTADEFQLLTYQLCHTYVRCTRSVSIPAPAYYAHLVAFRARYHLVDKEHDSAEGSHVSGQSNGRDPQALAKAVQIHHDTLRTMYFA, from the exons GAGCCGTTGGGCCCCAGGCCCTGTTCTCCATGCCGCAGCGGCCTGGCTATGGCACCATGGGGAAGCCAATCAAGCTGCTGGCCAACTGCTTCCAGGTGGAGATCCCAAAGATGGATGTCTACCTCTACGAGGTAGACATCAAGCCTGACAAGTGCCCACGACGAGTCAACAG GGAGGTGGTTGATTCCATGGTGCAGCACTTCAAGGTGACAATCTTTGGAGATCGGAGGCCAGTCTACGATGGAAAGAAGAGTCTGTACACAGCCAACCCACTGCCTGTGGCACCCACGGGG GTGGACCTTGATGTCACTCTTCCAGGTGAAGGAGGGAAAGATCGGCCCTTCAAAGTTTCCATCAAGTTTGTGTCTCTGGTCAGTTGGCACATGCTTCACGAGGTGCTGACCGGACGGAGCATGCCTGAGCCGCTTGAGCTGGACAAACCCATCAGCACCAACCCCGTTCACGCTGTGGATGTGGTCCTGCGACACCTGCCATCCATGAA ATACACTCCAGTGGGTCGCTCCTTCTTCTCAGCTCCAGAGGGCTATGACCATCCCCTGGGAGGTGGGAGGGAGGTGTGGTTCGGTTTCCATCAGTCTGTGCGTCCTGCTATGTGGAAGATGATGCTGAACATTGATG TATCTGCCACCGCCTTTTACAAAGCCCAGCCAGTGATCCAGTTCATGTGTGAAGTGCTGGATATCCACAACATAGACGAGCAGCCTCGGCCTCTCACGGACTCTCACCGGGTCAAATTCACCAAAGAAATCAAAG GTTTAAAGGTGGAAGTGACACACTGTGGAACCATGCGGAGAAAGTACCGTGTTTGCAACGTGACCCGGCGCCCTGCTAGCCATCAAAC GTTCCCTCTACAGTTGGAGAACGGTCAGACTGTAGAACGTACTGTTGCTCAGTACTTCAGGGAAAAGTACAACCTACAACTCAAGTATCCACACCTGCCCTGTCTACAAGTGGGCCAGGAGCAAAAGCACACCTACCTGCCTCTAGAG GTGTGCAACATTGTAGCCGGTCAACGGTGCATTAAGAAGCTGACAGATAATCAGACGTCCACTATGATTAAAGCCACAGCTCGCTCTGCACCCGACAGACAAGAGGAAATCAGCCGGCTG GTGCGCAGTGCCAACTACGAGGCAGACCCCTTTGTGCAGGAATTTCAGTTCCGAGTGCGCGACGAGATGGCCCACGTGACGGGGCGAGTGCTACCCGCCCCCATGCTGCAGTACGGCGGCAGGGTGAGCACAGAGCTCTTTATG AACCGCACCGTAGCCACTCCCAGCCATGGGGTGTGGGACATGAGGGGAAAGCAGTTCCACACCGGGGTGGAGATCAAGATGTGGGCCATTGCCTGCTTCGCCACACAGAGGCAGTGTCGGGAAGAAATTCTCAA GGGTTTCACAGACCAGCTGCGTAAAATCTCAAAGGATGCTGGGATGCCCATCCAAGGCCAGCCCTGTTTCTGTAAATACGCCCAGGGTGCAGACAGCGTGGAGCCCATGTTCAGACATCTGAAGAACACATACGCTGGACTGCAGCTTATCATTGTCATCTTACCTGGAAAGACTCCTGTCTACG CGGAGGTAAAGCGTGTGGGAGACACTCTTCTTGGCATGGCCACCCAGTGCGTTCAGGTGAAGAACGTGGTGAAGACGTCCCCTCAGACCCTCTCCAACCTCTGCCTCAAGATCAATGTGAAGCTGGGAGGCATAAACAACATTCTGGTGCCTCACCAGCG ACCATCAGTGTTTCAGCAGCCAGTGATCTTTCTGGGGGCAGATGTCACACATCCACCAGCTGGGGATGGAAAAAAGCCTTCCATTGCAGCG gtggTTGGCAGCATGGACGCTCATCCCAGCAGATACTGTGCTACTGTGCGTGTCCAGAGACCCAGGCAGGAGGTCATCCAGGATCTGGCCTCTATGGTGCGCGAGCTGCTCATCCAGTTCTACAAGTCGACCCGCTACAAGCCGACCAGGATCATTTTCTACAGGGATGGAGTTTCAGAAGGCCAGTTCAGACAG GTGCTGTATTATGAGCTGCTGGCCATCCGTGAGGCCTGTATCAGTCTGGAGAAGGAGTACCAGCCAGGCATCACGTACATTGTTGTGCAAAAACGCCACCACACGCGCCTCTTCTGTGCCGATCGCAATGAGAGA GTTGGGCGCAGTGGAAACATTCCTGCTGGTACCACTGTGGATACGGACATTACGCATCCTTATGAGTTTGACTTTTACCTCTGCAGCCACGCTGGAATACAG GGCACCAGTCGGCCCTCCCACTACCATGTACTGTGGGACGACAATTGTTTTACCGCTGATGAGTTCCAGCTGCTAACCTATCAGTTGTGCCACACCTATGTGCGCTGCACCCGCTCAGTCTCCATCCCCGCGCCCGCCTACTACGCTCACCTGGTGGCTTTCCGGGCCCGTTACCACCTGGTGGACAAAGAACATGACAG CGCTGAAGGCAGCCACGTGTCAGGTCAGAGTAACGGCCGGGACCCGCAGGCGCTGGCCAAAGCTGTTCAGATTCACCACGACACCCTGAGGACCATGTACTTCGCCTGA
- the LOC112143164 gene encoding protein argonaute-3 isoform X2 yields MEIGTSGAVGPQALFSMPQRPGYGTMGKPIKLLANCFQVEIPKMDVYLYEVDIKPDKCPRRVNREVVDSMVQHFKVTIFGDRRPVYDGKKSLYTANPLPVAPTGVDLDVTLPGEGGKDRPFKVSIKFVSLVSWHMLHEVLTGRSMPEPLELDKPISTNPVHAVDVVLRHLPSMKYTPVGRSFFSAPEGYDHPLGGGREVWFGFHQSVRPAMWKMMLNIDVSATAFYKAQPVIQFMCEVLDIHNIDEQPRPLTDSHRVKFTKEIKGLKVEVTHCGTMRRKYRVCNVTRRPASHQTFPLQLENGQTVERTVAQYFREKYNLQLKYPHLPCLQVGQEQKHTYLPLEVCNIVAGQRCIKKLTDNQTSTMIKATARSAPDRQEEISRLVRSANYEADPFVQEFQFRVRDEMAHVTGRVLPAPMLQYGGRNRTVATPSHGVWDMRGKQFHTGVEIKMWAIACFATQRQCREEILKGFTDQLRKISKDAGMPIQGQPCFCKYAQGADSVEPMFRHLKNTYAGLQLIIVILPGKTPVYAEVKRVGDTLLGMATQCVQVKNVVKTSPQTLSNLCLKINVKLGGINNILVPHQRPSVFQQPVIFLGADVTHPPAGDGKKPSIAAVVGSMDAHPSRYCATVRVQRPRQEVIQDLASMVRELLIQFYKSTRYKPTRIIFYRDGVSEGQFRQVLYYELLAIREACISLEKEYQPGITYIVVQKRHHTRLFCADRNERVGRSGNIPAGTTVDTDITHPYEFDFYLCSHAGIQGTSRPSHYHVLWDDNCFTADEFQLLTYQLCHTYVRCTRSVSIPAPAYYAHLVAFRARYHLVDKEHDSAEGSHVSGQSNGRDPQALAKAVQIHHDTLRTMYFA; encoded by the exons GAGCCGTTGGGCCCCAGGCCCTGTTCTCCATGCCGCAGCGGCCTGGCTATGGCACCATGGGGAAGCCAATCAAGCTGCTGGCCAACTGCTTCCAGGTGGAGATCCCAAAGATGGATGTCTACCTCTACGAGGTAGACATCAAGCCTGACAAGTGCCCACGACGAGTCAACAG GGAGGTGGTTGATTCCATGGTGCAGCACTTCAAGGTGACAATCTTTGGAGATCGGAGGCCAGTCTACGATGGAAAGAAGAGTCTGTACACAGCCAACCCACTGCCTGTGGCACCCACGGGG GTGGACCTTGATGTCACTCTTCCAGGTGAAGGAGGGAAAGATCGGCCCTTCAAAGTTTCCATCAAGTTTGTGTCTCTGGTCAGTTGGCACATGCTTCACGAGGTGCTGACCGGACGGAGCATGCCTGAGCCGCTTGAGCTGGACAAACCCATCAGCACCAACCCCGTTCACGCTGTGGATGTGGTCCTGCGACACCTGCCATCCATGAA ATACACTCCAGTGGGTCGCTCCTTCTTCTCAGCTCCAGAGGGCTATGACCATCCCCTGGGAGGTGGGAGGGAGGTGTGGTTCGGTTTCCATCAGTCTGTGCGTCCTGCTATGTGGAAGATGATGCTGAACATTGATG TATCTGCCACCGCCTTTTACAAAGCCCAGCCAGTGATCCAGTTCATGTGTGAAGTGCTGGATATCCACAACATAGACGAGCAGCCTCGGCCTCTCACGGACTCTCACCGGGTCAAATTCACCAAAGAAATCAAAG GTTTAAAGGTGGAAGTGACACACTGTGGAACCATGCGGAGAAAGTACCGTGTTTGCAACGTGACCCGGCGCCCTGCTAGCCATCAAAC GTTCCCTCTACAGTTGGAGAACGGTCAGACTGTAGAACGTACTGTTGCTCAGTACTTCAGGGAAAAGTACAACCTACAACTCAAGTATCCACACCTGCCCTGTCTACAAGTGGGCCAGGAGCAAAAGCACACCTACCTGCCTCTAGAG GTGTGCAACATTGTAGCCGGTCAACGGTGCATTAAGAAGCTGACAGATAATCAGACGTCCACTATGATTAAAGCCACAGCTCGCTCTGCACCCGACAGACAAGAGGAAATCAGCCGGCTG GTGCGCAGTGCCAACTACGAGGCAGACCCCTTTGTGCAGGAATTTCAGTTCCGAGTGCGCGACGAGATGGCCCACGTGACGGGGCGAGTGCTACCCGCCCCCATGCTGCAGTACGGCGGCAGG AACCGCACCGTAGCCACTCCCAGCCATGGGGTGTGGGACATGAGGGGAAAGCAGTTCCACACCGGGGTGGAGATCAAGATGTGGGCCATTGCCTGCTTCGCCACACAGAGGCAGTGTCGGGAAGAAATTCTCAA GGGTTTCACAGACCAGCTGCGTAAAATCTCAAAGGATGCTGGGATGCCCATCCAAGGCCAGCCCTGTTTCTGTAAATACGCCCAGGGTGCAGACAGCGTGGAGCCCATGTTCAGACATCTGAAGAACACATACGCTGGACTGCAGCTTATCATTGTCATCTTACCTGGAAAGACTCCTGTCTACG CGGAGGTAAAGCGTGTGGGAGACACTCTTCTTGGCATGGCCACCCAGTGCGTTCAGGTGAAGAACGTGGTGAAGACGTCCCCTCAGACCCTCTCCAACCTCTGCCTCAAGATCAATGTGAAGCTGGGAGGCATAAACAACATTCTGGTGCCTCACCAGCG ACCATCAGTGTTTCAGCAGCCAGTGATCTTTCTGGGGGCAGATGTCACACATCCACCAGCTGGGGATGGAAAAAAGCCTTCCATTGCAGCG gtggTTGGCAGCATGGACGCTCATCCCAGCAGATACTGTGCTACTGTGCGTGTCCAGAGACCCAGGCAGGAGGTCATCCAGGATCTGGCCTCTATGGTGCGCGAGCTGCTCATCCAGTTCTACAAGTCGACCCGCTACAAGCCGACCAGGATCATTTTCTACAGGGATGGAGTTTCAGAAGGCCAGTTCAGACAG GTGCTGTATTATGAGCTGCTGGCCATCCGTGAGGCCTGTATCAGTCTGGAGAAGGAGTACCAGCCAGGCATCACGTACATTGTTGTGCAAAAACGCCACCACACGCGCCTCTTCTGTGCCGATCGCAATGAGAGA GTTGGGCGCAGTGGAAACATTCCTGCTGGTACCACTGTGGATACGGACATTACGCATCCTTATGAGTTTGACTTTTACCTCTGCAGCCACGCTGGAATACAG GGCACCAGTCGGCCCTCCCACTACCATGTACTGTGGGACGACAATTGTTTTACCGCTGATGAGTTCCAGCTGCTAACCTATCAGTTGTGCCACACCTATGTGCGCTGCACCCGCTCAGTCTCCATCCCCGCGCCCGCCTACTACGCTCACCTGGTGGCTTTCCGGGCCCGTTACCACCTGGTGGACAAAGAACATGACAG CGCTGAAGGCAGCCACGTGTCAGGTCAGAGTAACGGCCGGGACCCGCAGGCGCTGGCCAAAGCTGTTCAGATTCACCACGACACCCTGAGGACCATGTACTTCGCCTGA